Proteins from one Comamonas flocculans genomic window:
- a CDS encoding fumarylacetoacetate hydrolase family protein: protein MKLATLRDGSRDGQLVVVSRDLAQAHYASGIADCLQQVLDDWNFLAPQLQELCAQLNAGRARHAFAFDPSLCLAPLPRAFGWARCDAYAAAEPAAAAWTQEAGAPLLPPRASWPMGDLQELGFLAGWAALTGELERACTAEQASESVRLLTLALGLLAPGGRNLLASAFAPVVLTPDELAHGWHAGRLALGLQVQLNGRSFGLCDMAAQMPHGLGEWLAALAQARPLACGALVGALPVRDADAGKGHGSLADKRAAEVAGEGQARTPWLRAGDVLRVQARQPGTEAGPFGAIELQIT, encoded by the coding sequence ATGAAGCTGGCAACGCTGCGCGATGGCTCACGCGACGGGCAATTGGTCGTGGTCTCGCGCGACCTCGCTCAGGCCCATTATGCGAGCGGCATCGCCGACTGCCTGCAGCAGGTGCTCGACGACTGGAATTTTCTCGCGCCGCAGCTCCAGGAGCTCTGCGCTCAACTGAATGCCGGCCGCGCGCGCCATGCGTTTGCCTTCGATCCGTCGCTGTGCCTCGCGCCCCTGCCCCGTGCCTTTGGCTGGGCGCGCTGCGACGCCTACGCCGCGGCGGAGCCGGCAGCGGCCGCATGGACGCAGGAGGCGGGCGCACCCCTGCTGCCGCCGCGCGCGAGTTGGCCGATGGGTGATCTGCAGGAGCTGGGCTTTCTCGCCGGCTGGGCCGCGCTCACCGGCGAGTTGGAGCGCGCTTGCACGGCCGAGCAGGCGAGCGAGAGCGTGCGCCTGCTGACGCTGGCGCTGGGCCTGCTGGCCCCGGGCGGGCGCAACCTGCTGGCGAGCGCCTTTGCGCCGGTGGTGCTGACGCCCGATGAGCTCGCGCACGGCTGGCACGCGGGGCGGCTTGCCCTGGGCCTGCAGGTGCAGCTCAATGGGCGCAGCTTCGGGCTGTGCGACATGGCCGCGCAGATGCCCCACGGCCTGGGCGAATGGCTGGCCGCGCTGGCGCAGGCGCGCCCGCTGGCCTGCGGCGCCCTGGTGGGCGCGCTGCCGGTGCGGGACGCGGATGCCGGCAAGGGCCATGGCAGCCTGGCCGACAAGCGTGCGGCCGAGGTGGCCGGCGAGGGGCAGGCGCGCACCCCCTGGCTGCGCGCGGGCGACGTGCTGCGCGTGCAGGCGCGCCAGCCCGGGACGGAGGCCGGCCCGTTCGGCGCGATCGAGTTGCAGATCACCTGA
- a CDS encoding adenosylcobalamin-dependent ribonucleoside-diphosphate reductase has translation MQRETTDLAPSLDVQPISLDVLQEKYFKNGEQTVHELYARVARALASVEAPEQRAHWEARFHENLQAGAIGAGRIMSAAGTEIQATLINCFVQPVGDCIQGVDDEGFPGIYEALREAAETMRRGGGVGYDFSRIRPRGAEVKGTHSMASGPCSYINVFDQSCSTVESAGARRGAQMGVLRIDHPDVLDFITAKRTPGRWNNFNVSVGVPDAFMQAVEQDGNWDLVHKARPGAEVLRQGGRQRADGLWIYKTVRARELWDTIMQSAYDFAEPGILFLDHINTDNNLGYTERINATNPCGEQPLPSYGCCDLGPIILTRFVRHPFGFSGEAAFDFARFAEVVATQVRALDNVLDVTYWPLEQQRAEAAAKRRIGVGFTGMGNTLAMLGLRYDRQEGRDMAVRIAQCLRDSAYRASIALAREKGAFPKFDADGYLRAGSFASRLPEDIQAQIREHGIRNSHLLSIAPTGTVSLAFADNASNGIEPPFSWTYTRKKREGDGSMSEYVVEDYAWRLYRTLGGDVQQLPDYFVNALQMSASDHVAMMEAVQPYIDTAISKTVNIPADYPYDDFKGLYLQAWHSRLKGLATYRPNSILGAVLEVPVPKKAQAPAPAAAPEPQAPVDPMRAMIESRPKGGLPAVAEKVEYWTQEGHKTLYLIVSFLPVKDGHGGLVDRAIEFFMPVGQSNESQQWITSSMRLLSLAARGGFLERALSDMRKVAWDRGPVRLGHYAKADGTLVPLWHDSEVAALAYAIQNILARRADAPLQQELPLEEPEAPRGLPPAMAGKKCWECGAHAVIRKDGCDYCTQCGALGSCG, from the coding sequence ATGCAACGTGAAACCACCGACCTCGCCCCCAGCCTGGACGTGCAGCCCATCAGCCTGGATGTCCTGCAGGAAAAATATTTCAAGAATGGCGAGCAGACGGTGCACGAGCTTTATGCGCGCGTGGCGCGGGCGCTGGCCTCGGTCGAGGCGCCCGAGCAGCGCGCCCACTGGGAGGCGCGCTTTCACGAGAACCTGCAGGCGGGCGCGATCGGCGCGGGCCGCATCATGAGCGCCGCCGGCACCGAGATCCAGGCGACGCTGATCAACTGCTTCGTGCAGCCGGTGGGCGACTGCATCCAGGGCGTCGATGACGAGGGCTTCCCGGGCATCTACGAGGCGCTGCGCGAGGCGGCCGAGACCATGCGCCGCGGCGGCGGCGTGGGCTACGACTTTTCGCGCATCCGCCCGCGCGGCGCCGAGGTCAAGGGCACGCACTCCATGGCCTCGGGCCCGTGCAGCTACATCAACGTGTTCGACCAGTCCTGCTCGACGGTGGAGAGCGCCGGCGCGCGCCGCGGTGCGCAGATGGGCGTGCTGCGCATCGACCACCCGGACGTGCTCGACTTCATCACCGCCAAGCGCACGCCGGGGCGCTGGAACAACTTCAACGTCTCGGTCGGCGTGCCCGATGCCTTCATGCAGGCGGTGGAGCAGGACGGCAACTGGGATCTCGTGCACAAGGCCAGGCCCGGCGCCGAGGTACTGCGCCAGGGCGGGCGCCAGCGCGCCGACGGGCTGTGGATCTACAAAACGGTGCGCGCGCGGGAGCTCTGGGACACCATCATGCAGTCGGCCTACGACTTTGCCGAGCCGGGCATCCTGTTTCTGGACCACATCAACACGGACAACAACTTGGGCTACACCGAGCGCATCAACGCCACCAATCCGTGTGGCGAGCAGCCCCTGCCGTCCTACGGCTGCTGCGACCTCGGGCCCATCATCCTCACGCGCTTCGTGCGTCATCCCTTCGGTTTTTCGGGCGAGGCGGCGTTCGACTTCGCGCGTTTTGCGGAGGTCGTGGCCACGCAGGTGCGGGCGCTGGACAACGTGCTGGACGTGACCTACTGGCCGCTGGAACAGCAGCGGGCCGAGGCCGCGGCCAAGCGGCGCATCGGCGTGGGCTTTACCGGCATGGGCAACACCCTGGCGATGCTCGGGCTGCGCTACGACCGCCAGGAGGGGCGTGACATGGCGGTGCGCATCGCCCAATGCCTGCGCGACAGCGCCTACCGCGCCTCGATAGCGCTGGCGCGCGAAAAGGGCGCCTTCCCCAAGTTCGACGCCGACGGTTACCTGCGCGCCGGCAGCTTTGCCAGCCGCCTGCCCGAGGACATCCAGGCGCAGATCCGCGAGCACGGCATCCGCAACAGCCACCTGCTGTCGATCGCGCCCACGGGCACGGTGAGCCTGGCCTTTGCCGACAACGCCTCCAATGGCATAGAGCCGCCGTTCTCCTGGACCTATACGCGCAAGAAGCGCGAGGGTGACGGCAGCATGAGCGAGTACGTCGTCGAGGACTACGCCTGGCGCCTGTACCGTACGCTGGGCGGCGATGTGCAGCAGCTGCCCGACTACTTCGTCAACGCGCTGCAGATGTCGGCTTCGGACCACGTGGCCATGATGGAGGCGGTGCAGCCCTACATCGACACCGCGATCTCCAAGACCGTCAACATTCCGGCCGACTACCCCTACGACGATTTCAAGGGCTTGTACCTGCAGGCCTGGCATTCGCGCCTCAAGGGCCTGGCCACCTACCGGCCCAACAGCATCCTCGGCGCGGTGCTGGAAGTTCCGGTGCCGAAAAAGGCCCAGGCGCCGGCGCCGGCCGCGGCGCCCGAGCCGCAGGCGCCCGTCGATCCGATGCGCGCCATGATCGAGAGCCGCCCCAAGGGCGGCCTGCCGGCGGTGGCCGAGAAGGTGGAGTACTGGACGCAGGAAGGGCACAAGACGCTTTACCTCATCGTCTCCTTCCTGCCGGTCAAGGACGGGCATGGCGGGCTGGTGGATCGCGCCATCGAGTTCTTCATGCCCGTGGGCCAGAGCAACGAGTCGCAGCAATGGATCACCTCCAGCATGCGCCTGCTGTCGCTGGCCGCGCGTGGGGGCTTTCTGGAGCGGGCGCTGTCGGACATGCGCAAGGTCGCCTGGGACCGCGGCCCGGTGCGCCTGGGCCACTACGCCAAGGCCGACGGCACGCTGGTGCCGCTGTGGCACGACTCGGAGGTGGCGGCGCTGGCCTACGCCATCCAGAACATCCTCGCACGCCGCGCCGACGCGCCCCTGCAGCAGGAGCTGCCTCTGGAAGAACCCGAAGCCCCGCGCGGCCTGCCGCCCGCGATGGCCGGCAAGAAGTGCTGGGAATGCGGCGCGCACGCGGTGATACGCAAGGACGGCTGCGACTACTGCACCCAGTGCGGCGCGCTGGGCAGCTGCGGCTGA
- a CDS encoding DUF1840 domain-containing protein: MLYKFKSRATSDLIMLEPVGRRVLEIIGKSPDAPQGIITAEQIPAAIAALQKAVQEEESGQVAPPAAAEAGADPAQEAQEPSERVWLRQRVAPFIEMLQTSAAHGREVVW, translated from the coding sequence ATGCTGTACAAATTCAAGTCGCGCGCCACCTCCGACCTCATCATGCTCGAGCCCGTGGGCCGGCGGGTGCTGGAGATCATCGGCAAATCGCCCGATGCGCCCCAGGGCATCATCACCGCCGAGCAGATTCCCGCGGCCATTGCGGCGCTGCAAAAGGCCGTGCAGGAGGAAGAAAGCGGCCAGGTGGCCCCTCCCGCTGCTGCCGAGGCTGGCGCCGATCCGGCGCAGGAAGCGCAGGAGCCCAGCGAGCGCGTCTGGCTGCGCCAGCGCGTGGCGCCTTTCATCGAGATGCTGCAGACCAGCGCCGCCCATGGCCGCGAAGTGGTCTGGTAG
- a CDS encoding DNA-3-methyladenine glycosylase I, translating into MGQTQDETGLAQGPDGLHRCAWCAATPAYRHYHDEEWGYPVADERRLFEKLCLEGFQAGLSWLTILNKRAAFRAAMADFEAPALARFGAAEVRQLLANPAIVRHRGKIESAINNARQLLVLQREFGSFAHYVWSYAPLAEEGRPARISVAALRAMTTSPASHALSRDLKRRGFSFVGPTTLYAFMQAMGLVNDHAPGCAVHARVAAARAAFVRP; encoded by the coding sequence ATGGGGCAAACGCAAGACGAGACCGGCCTGGCGCAAGGACCCGATGGCCTGCACCGCTGCGCCTGGTGCGCGGCCACGCCGGCCTATCGGCACTACCACGACGAGGAATGGGGCTACCCCGTGGCCGACGAGCGGCGGTTGTTTGAAAAACTCTGCCTCGAAGGTTTTCAGGCGGGCTTGAGCTGGCTCACCATTCTGAACAAGCGCGCGGCGTTTCGCGCTGCCATGGCCGATTTCGAGGCGCCGGCGCTGGCGCGTTTCGGCGCGGCCGAGGTGCGCCAGCTGCTGGCCAACCCGGCCATCGTGCGCCACCGCGGCAAGATCGAGTCGGCGATCAACAACGCGCGCCAGCTGCTGGTGCTGCAGCGCGAATTCGGCAGCTTCGCGCACTATGTCTGGTCCTATGCGCCGCTGGCCGAAGAAGGCCGGCCGGCGCGCATCAGCGTCGCGGCACTGCGCGCCATGACGACTTCGCCCGCCTCGCACGCGCTTTCGCGCGATCTGAAAAGGCGCGGCTTCAGCTTCGTCGGTCCCACCACGCTGTATGCCTTCATGCAGGCCATGGGGCTGGTCAACGACCACGCGCCGGGCTGCGCGGTGCATGCCCGGGTGGCCGCTGCGCGCGCGGCCTTCGTGCGCCCCTGA
- a CDS encoding NnrS family protein, whose translation MGDAIHQAGSGLDLDPHWRLRYTLLAPHRLGFSLAVVMLLAASLWWALVQLERASGVLGLPGAMPEFLTHAAAMGFGFMPLFFAGFLFTAGPKWLDVAPLSVAQIQWPLFMQCLGWLLWLLGGLWSRPLALAGLALAWVGLVWMSLLYAGLVRASRAPNQLHGKMARAAFFVGCISVAALGLSMLAGRDDLARAWALTGIWGFIGVVFMTVAHRMIPFFTHGKIPGVEAWRPTWVMALLAVAVGAQAVFVWLGMLPWPEGLASAGLWLRGAFEWAIGLVLIWLAVRWGLVPALKIPLLGMLHIGFLWLGLSNLIAGTADWWSASAGAPMWQLAALHAFTMGCLGSLILAMVSRVAAGHSGRPLVAGALVWSLFLLLQLTVVVRVVAALPMAAGAALLALAAVLWLAIMAVWGLRLLGWWGRVRIDGNPG comes from the coding sequence ATGGGTGATGCCATCCACCAGGCCGGCTCCGGCCTTGATCTGGATCCGCACTGGCGCCTGCGCTACACCTTGCTTGCGCCGCACCGGCTGGGTTTCTCGCTCGCCGTGGTGATGCTGCTGGCGGCCAGCCTGTGGTGGGCGCTGGTGCAGCTGGAGCGCGCAAGCGGCGTGCTCGGCCTGCCGGGCGCGATGCCGGAATTCCTCACGCACGCGGCGGCCATGGGCTTTGGCTTCATGCCGCTGTTCTTCGCCGGCTTCCTGTTCACCGCGGGGCCGAAGTGGCTCGACGTTGCGCCGCTGTCGGTGGCGCAGATCCAGTGGCCGTTGTTCATGCAGTGCCTGGGCTGGCTGCTCTGGCTGCTCGGCGGCCTGTGGAGCCGCCCGCTCGCGCTGGCGGGCTTGGCGCTGGCCTGGGTGGGCCTGGTGTGGATGTCGCTGCTCTACGCCGGCCTGGTGCGTGCCAGCCGCGCGCCCAACCAGCTGCACGGCAAGATGGCGCGCGCGGCCTTCTTCGTGGGCTGCATCAGCGTCGCGGCCCTGGGGCTGAGCATGCTTGCTGGCCGCGACGACCTGGCACGCGCCTGGGCGCTGACGGGCATCTGGGGCTTCATCGGCGTGGTCTTCATGACGGTGGCGCACCGCATGATTCCCTTCTTCACCCACGGCAAGATTCCTGGCGTCGAGGCTTGGCGCCCGACTTGGGTGATGGCGCTGCTGGCCGTGGCGGTGGGCGCGCAGGCGGTGTTCGTCTGGCTGGGCATGCTGCCCTGGCCCGAGGGGCTGGCAAGCGCCGGCCTGTGGCTGCGCGGCGCCTTTGAGTGGGCCATCGGCCTGGTGCTGATCTGGCTGGCGGTGCGCTGGGGCCTGGTCCCGGCGCTGAAGATTCCGCTGCTGGGCATGCTGCACATCGGCTTTCTCTGGCTCGGGCTGTCCAATCTGATCGCCGGCACAGCCGATTGGTGGAGCGCCAGCGCAGGCGCACCGATGTGGCAGCTCGCGGCCTTGCACGCCTTCACCATGGGTTGCCTGGGCTCGCTCATCCTGGCCATGGTCTCGCGCGTGGCGGCCGGGCACAGCGGACGCCCGCTGGTGGCCGGCGCGCTGGTCTGGAGCCTGTTTCTGCTGCTGCAGCTCACGGTGGTAGTGCGCGTGGTCGCGGCGCTGCCGATGGCGGCCGGTGCCGCGCTGCTGGCGCTGGCGGCCGTGCTCTGGCTCGCGATCATGGCCGTCTGGGGGCTCAGGCTGCTGGGCTGGTGGGGCCGCGTGCGCATCGACGGCAACCCCGGGTGA
- a CDS encoding PAS domain-containing protein, with protein MHSTDVSAPPWERLALDLGDALIFIDTEGTIRVWNAMAAALFGFSAEEAVGQSVDLIIPAHLREAHWRGFRHAVTAGHTRSREVRTTRGVHKQGRKLYVDMSFAIVCDEQGKALGSVAVARDATERYLAQLAARQRPAG; from the coding sequence ATGCACAGCACCGATGTCAGCGCGCCCCCGTGGGAGCGCCTTGCCCTGGACCTGGGCGACGCCCTCATTTTCATTGACACCGAAGGCACGATACGTGTATGGAACGCGATGGCCGCCGCACTCTTTGGCTTCAGCGCCGAAGAAGCCGTGGGCCAGAGCGTGGACCTGATCATCCCGGCGCACCTGCGCGAGGCGCACTGGCGCGGCTTTCGCCACGCCGTCACCGCCGGCCACACCCGCAGTCGTGAGGTGCGCACCACGCGCGGCGTGCACAAGCAGGGGCGCAAGCTCTATGTGGACATGAGTTTTGCCATCGTCTGCGACGAGCAGGGCAAGGCGCTGGGCTCGGTCGCCGTCGCGCGCGACGCCACCGAGCGCTACCTGGCGCAGCTGGCCGCGCGCCAGCGGCCGGCGGGTTGA
- the tgt gene encoding tRNA guanosine(34) transglycosylase Tgt, whose amino-acid sequence MLHFELLATDPHSHARRARLTLNHGVVETPIFMPVGTYGTVKGVMPRSLAEMGAQIILGNTFHLWMRPGLDVVKGFGGLHAFEQWHKPILTDSGGFQVWSLGAMRKITEEGVHFASPVNGDKLFLSPEVSMQIQTALNSDIVMQLDECTPYETAGVPTSEDEARKSMQMSLRWARRSQEEFARLANPNALFGIVQGGMYEHLREESLGALAAMDFPGYAIGGVSVGEPKEEMLRIMAHTPHRLPAHKPRYLMGVGTPEDLVQGVASGVDMFDCVMPTRNARNGTLFTRYGDLKIRNARHREDHQPLDPSCTCHTCAGSAGVSWNDGGRGGFSRAYLHHLDRCGEMLGPMLASIHNLHYYLNLMQEVRDALQAGSFAALRAQFQADRARGV is encoded by the coding sequence ATGCTGCATTTCGAACTGCTTGCCACCGACCCGCACAGCCACGCCCGGCGCGCCCGCCTGACACTGAACCACGGCGTGGTCGAAACCCCGATCTTCATGCCCGTGGGCACCTACGGCACCGTCAAGGGCGTGATGCCCAGGAGTCTTGCCGAGATGGGCGCGCAGATCATTCTGGGCAATACCTTTCACCTGTGGATGCGCCCGGGGCTGGACGTGGTCAAGGGCTTTGGCGGCCTGCACGCCTTCGAGCAGTGGCACAAACCCATCCTGACCGATTCGGGCGGCTTTCAGGTCTGGAGCCTGGGGGCGATGCGCAAGATCACCGAAGAAGGCGTGCACTTCGCCTCGCCGGTCAACGGCGACAAGCTGTTTCTTTCGCCCGAGGTCAGCATGCAGATCCAGACGGCGCTGAACTCCGACATCGTGATGCAGCTCGATGAATGCACGCCCTACGAGACCGCGGGCGTGCCCACCAGCGAGGACGAGGCGCGCAAGAGCATGCAGATGAGCCTGCGCTGGGCACGGCGCTCGCAGGAGGAGTTTGCGCGCCTGGCCAATCCCAACGCGCTGTTCGGCATCGTGCAGGGCGGCATGTACGAGCACCTGCGCGAGGAGTCGCTCGGCGCGCTCGCGGCGATGGACTTTCCCGGCTACGCCATCGGCGGCGTCTCGGTGGGCGAGCCCAAGGAGGAGATGCTGCGCATCATGGCGCACACCCCGCATCGCCTGCCCGCGCACAAGCCGCGCTACCTCATGGGCGTGGGTACGCCCGAAGACCTGGTGCAGGGCGTGGCCAGCGGCGTGGACATGTTCGACTGCGTCATGCCCACGCGCAATGCGCGCAACGGCACGCTGTTCACGCGCTACGGCGACCTCAAGATCCGCAACGCCCGCCACCGCGAGGACCACCAGCCGCTGGACCCGAGCTGCACCTGCCACACCTGCGCCGGCAGCGCCGGCGTGAGCTGGAACGACGGCGGCCGGGGCGGTTTCTCGCGTGCCTATTTGCACCACCTGGACCGCTGTGGCGAAATGCTCGGGCCCATGCTCGCGAGCATCCACAACCTGCACTACTACCTGAACCTGATGCAGGAGGTGCGCGACGCCCTGCAGGCCGGCAGCTTTGCGGCCTTGCGCGCGCAGTTTCAGGCCGATCGCGCGCGCGGCGTCTGA
- a CDS encoding GGDEF domain-containing protein gives MSSQRFLSLSVSAATRDQLVLTAVVFVACVLGILSRPAGYIAVIWPANALLLGLLLRNRALALQPLSWLLAFSAYLVADLVTGSDFGVALSMNLANLLGVAAGWLYFRRQSASMLEFKRQHSVLHLLAGSAVAALASALPGALASGHFFGAPLWPTLQRWFAGELFDMLLILPVLLRAPQGWMWQWRWTLLLKGARAAPRAPLAALLVSIALVHLLQGPGAVGYLVPALVWCAMGYGVWGTALLTLLACTSATALLLAGGVVGFSQTLIHGATSFQVGVGLISLAPLTVSVAHELRARALRKLRFALNHDELTNALSRRTLMERGRRLVQRMAREGGAVAILMADLDHFKRINDSYGHAQGDLVLRHFTALALRNLRAQDLFGRIGGEEFALVLPEASAEQALAVAERIRNQMREHPFGQRDGIPLYVTVSMGLRAAWPVRPDDTLERLLSEADAALYHAKKSGRDQVHCHSPLPAAAVGTA, from the coding sequence ATGTCCTCCCAGCGCTTTCTTTCCTTGTCGGTCTCTGCCGCCACGCGCGATCAGCTGGTGCTGACGGCGGTCGTGTTCGTCGCATGCGTGCTGGGCATCCTGAGCCGGCCCGCAGGCTACATCGCGGTGATCTGGCCGGCCAACGCCCTGCTGCTGGGCCTGCTGCTGCGCAACCGTGCGCTTGCGCTGCAACCGCTTAGCTGGCTGCTGGCGTTCAGCGCCTATCTCGTGGCCGACCTGGTCACCGGCTCAGACTTCGGGGTCGCGCTCAGCATGAATCTGGCCAATCTGCTGGGCGTGGCCGCGGGCTGGCTCTACTTTCGCCGGCAAAGCGCCTCCATGCTGGAGTTCAAGCGCCAGCATTCGGTGCTGCACCTGCTGGCCGGCAGCGCCGTGGCGGCGCTCGCCAGCGCGCTGCCCGGGGCGCTGGCGAGCGGGCACTTCTTCGGCGCCCCGCTCTGGCCGACGCTGCAGCGCTGGTTTGCCGGCGAGCTCTTCGACATGCTGCTGATCCTGCCGGTGCTCCTGAGGGCGCCGCAAGGCTGGATGTGGCAGTGGCGCTGGACGCTGCTGCTCAAGGGCGCGCGAGCGGCGCCGCGTGCGCCGCTGGCGGCCTTGCTGGTGTCCATCGCCCTGGTGCATCTGCTGCAGGGTCCGGGCGCCGTGGGCTATCTGGTGCCGGCGCTGGTGTGGTGCGCAATGGGCTACGGCGTATGGGGCACGGCGCTGCTCACGCTGCTGGCCTGCACCAGCGCCACCGCCCTGCTGCTGGCGGGCGGGGTCGTGGGTTTTTCGCAGACGCTCATCCATGGCGCCACTTCGTTCCAGGTGGGCGTGGGCCTGATTTCGCTGGCACCGCTCACCGTCTCGGTGGCGCACGAGCTGCGCGCGCGGGCCCTGCGCAAGTTGCGCTTTGCGCTCAACCACGACGAGCTGACCAACGCGCTGTCGCGACGCACCCTGATGGAGCGCGGCCGGCGTCTGGTGCAGCGCATGGCGCGCGAAGGCGGCGCGGTGGCCATCCTGATGGCCGACCTGGACCATTTCAAGCGCATCAACGACAGCTATGGACACGCCCAGGGCGACCTGGTGCTGCGCCACTTCACCGCGCTGGCGCTGCGCAATCTGCGTGCGCAGGACTTGTTCGGGCGCATCGGCGGCGAGGAATTTGCGCTGGTGCTGCCTGAGGCCAGCGCCGAGCAGGCGCTGGCCGTGGCCGAGCGCATCCGCAACCAGATGCGCGAACACCCCTTCGGCCAACGCGACGGCATACCGCTGTACGTGACGGTGAGCATGGGGCTGCGCGCCGCCTGGCCCGTGCGCCCGGACGACACGCTCGAGCGCCTGCTGTCCGAGGCCGACGCCGCGCTGTACCACGCCAAGAAGAGCGGGCGCGACCAGGTGCATTGCCATTCGCCGCTGCCTGCTGCCGCGGTTGGCACAGCCTGA
- a CDS encoding DUF3108 domain-containing protein, with product MNESRILAPPRARHGIWLLGALVLALHLLALGWLSLPEAGRTRLPERRLHTRVLAAPPAPARAAAPAQAAPEPPRAKAAPPARPAPARKRAPSKPQAIARAPAPAPAAAAADTDLHDEAGDDAAYEAWLAELAAARGSTLASADAAAPTHTDGAGKPHPEADRPARPADTPQATDPAAAAETAAAAASGPAQTPAPTPTLSFAPPTRLRFDVSGHVKGFDYRARGELLWLTDGQHYSLRQQISALFLGSRAQQSEGLVGAGGLQPQHFVDEARKDRSAELDFAAGVAHFSDGASPQAPISAGAQDRMSVFLQLGAMIAAAPADYPPGSELAFETVGARRVDRWVFRVIGPQLLSLPAGETPALKLQRLPQPGDDQVDELWLGSALHYLPVRIRLAQGGGDHVDLQLLGHETP from the coding sequence ATGAACGAATCCCGCATCCTAGCGCCCCCCCGAGCACGCCACGGCATCTGGCTGCTGGGCGCGCTGGTGCTGGCGCTGCACCTGCTCGCGCTGGGCTGGTTGTCGCTGCCTGAGGCAGGCCGCACCCGGCTGCCCGAGCGCAGGCTGCACACGCGCGTACTCGCCGCCCCGCCAGCGCCGGCCAGGGCCGCCGCGCCTGCGCAGGCGGCGCCCGAGCCGCCACGCGCCAAGGCCGCGCCCCCGGCACGTCCGGCGCCGGCACGCAAGCGCGCCCCGAGCAAGCCGCAGGCCATCGCCCGTGCGCCCGCGCCCGCGCCCGCCGCAGCAGCAGCCGACACCGACCTGCATGACGAGGCCGGCGACGACGCGGCCTACGAGGCCTGGCTTGCCGAGCTGGCCGCGGCGCGCGGCAGCACGCTGGCCAGCGCGGACGCGGCTGCGCCCACGCACACCGATGGGGCCGGCAAGCCGCACCCAGAAGCGGACCGGCCGGCGCGCCCCGCGGACACGCCCCAGGCCACCGATCCCGCGGCAGCCGCTGAAACCGCCGCCGCAGCCGCCTCCGGGCCCGCTCAGACACCCGCGCCCACGCCCACGCTCAGCTTTGCGCCCCCGACGCGGCTGCGCTTTGATGTCTCGGGCCACGTCAAGGGCTTTGACTATCGCGCCCGCGGCGAGCTGCTCTGGCTCACCGACGGCCAGCACTACAGCCTGCGCCAGCAGATCAGCGCCCTGTTCCTGGGCTCGCGTGCGCAGCAAAGCGAAGGCCTGGTGGGCGCGGGCGGCCTGCAACCGCAACATTTCGTCGATGAAGCGCGCAAGGACCGCAGCGCGGAGCTGGACTTTGCCGCCGGCGTTGCGCACTTCAGCGACGGCGCGAGTCCCCAGGCGCCGATCTCTGCGGGAGCGCAGGACAGGATGAGCGTGTTCCTGCAGCTCGGGGCAATGATCGCCGCCGCCCCCGCCGACTACCCGCCGGGCAGCGAGCTGGCCTTCGAGACCGTGGGCGCGCGCCGCGTGGACCGCTGGGTGTTCCGCGTGATCGGCCCGCAGCTGCTGTCGCTGCCGGCGGGCGAGACGCCGGCGCTCAAGCTGCAGCGCCTGCCCCAGCCCGGCGACGACCAGGTCGACGAGCTGTGGCTGGGCAGCGCGCTGCACTACCTGCCGGTGCGCATCCGCCTGGCCCAGGGCGGCGGCGACCATGTCGATCTGCAGCTTCTGGGCCACGAAACCCCCTGA
- a CDS encoding BTH_I0359 family protein encodes MHMLYDSESFVVVHMLPLPDAGTGETAALPERQLLRHGFEIVDKRSGKEVYLDGAWAELFQQQIMAWQRSTPTQDEVESALDAYAGLAQNPVVLH; translated from the coding sequence ATGCACATGCTCTACGACTCGGAATCCTTTGTGGTGGTGCACATGCTGCCGTTGCCCGACGCCGGCACCGGCGAGACCGCAGCGCTGCCCGAACGCCAGCTGCTGCGCCATGGTTTCGAGATCGTGGACAAGCGCTCGGGCAAGGAGGTCTATCTCGACGGCGCCTGGGCCGAGCTGTTCCAGCAGCAGATCATGGCCTGGCAGCGCAGCACGCCGACGCAGGACGAGGTGGAAAGCGCGCTGGACGCTTATGCCGGACTGGCCCAGAACCCGGTGGTGCTGCACTGA